From Lewinellaceae bacterium:
CAGCCGGCCTTGGCGCTGTACTCCTTCACTGCTGCTTTCAAGGCCTCTTTCGATTTGGCCACCATATCTTCATCCGAGGAAGCCTTGCTGGTGTAACCTTGCACAAATTCCGTAATGTCTTCTATTTTGACCAACTGCTTGACATACAGCCCCGGCACCCGCCGCTCTTCGGCCATGGTTTCGGCGTAGAATCCCGTGGCGTCCAGGTCTTCGCCTTCCCTTGCCACTTTGCCCGACTCTCCGTGCGAGCAATGGTGGTTGGTCAGGATCAGCCCGTTGGGAGAGATGAAAGAGGCCGAGCAGTAGCCGGAAAAACGCAGGGAAGCCAAACGCGCTTTTTCCCACCACGCTTTATCAGGCTGAAAATCATAAGTGGTTTTAAAGTACTCCGTGGGGGCATACTCGAATGCCCACATCTTGCCGTAGTCGAACCGGCTGACCTCTACGTCCGTAGCATAGTAGGGGCCCGTCGCCGGTTGTGCAAAGGCTGCTGCGGCGCTGAGCAGCAGGAAAATTAAGATAACGGGTAATTTCTGAATAGCTCTGGTTGCCATTATTGTGTTTTTGGTAAAAAATTGATCTTTCAAAAACTCGTAAGCTGCTTTTTCTCCTTCATGGAACCCGGCTGGAAGGCCGTTACATATATAATCATTACTTTTATAATCGTTATGTTTATAATCATTACAAACATAATCATTACTTTTATAATCGTTATGTTTGTAACGAACACCACCGTTCCTGACTGAACATTTGCCCTTTTACGCGGCCTCTACTTCTTCTCCAAAATCCCTTCCTTCACTGCATCCTCGGCATAGCCATGCAGCTGCACCGGTTTTTTTCGGCGGTTGGCGCGCAGGCGCATGTTGAGGAATTCGACAAACAGGGAGAAGGCGATGGCGAAATACAGATAGCCTTTGGGCACGGTGCCCACCTCAGAACCGGCGATCGACAGGTGCGCCAGGTGGGCCCCCTCCGCGATGAGCATGAAGCCGATGAGGATGAGAAAGGCCAGGCCCAGCATTTGTATGGTCGGGTGGGTGTTGACGAAATGGGCCACCGGGGTGGCAAAAAGCATCATGATGACCACCGACGCGACCACGGCAATGATCATGATCACGAGCGCGCCTTCCACGCCGTTGGTCATGCCCACCGCCGTCAGGATGGAGTCGAAAGAAAACACGATGTTGATGATGGTGATCTGCACGACCACATTGGTTAACGTAGACATGCCCTTGTCTCTGCTCCCTTCTTCCAAATGGTCTTCCTCTTCCAGTTTGTGGCGGATTTCCGTGGTGCTTTTGTACAACAGAAAAAGCCCTCCGGCAATCAGGATAAGGCTTTGCCCGGAAAAGCCGCCGTGGATGAACTCGCCGTGGAACTCCAGCCAGGGTTCTTCCATAGCCACCAGTACGGAAACGCCGAAAAGCAGGAGGATGCGCAGGACCATGGCCAGAACGAGGCCGATGTTGGTCGCCTTCGGCCGGTCCTTCTCCGCCAGCTTGTTGGAGGCGATAGAAATGAAAATGATGTTGTCAATGCCGAGGACGATCTCCAGGAAAGTGAGCGTCAGCAGGCTCATCCAGACGCCGGCATTGGCAAAATTGGGTATGACGAATTCCATAGTT
This genomic window contains:
- a CDS encoding TerC family protein; the encoded protein is MEFVIPNFANAGVWMSLLTLTFLEIVLGIDNIIFISIASNKLAEKDRPKATNIGLVLAMVLRILLLFGVSVLVAMEEPWLEFHGEFIHGGFSGQSLILIAGGLFLLYKSTTEIRHKLEEEDHLEEGSRDKGMSTLTNVVVQITIINIVFSFDSILTAVGMTNGVEGALVIMIIAVVASVVIMMLFATPVAHFVNTHPTIQMLGLAFLILIGFMLIAEGAHLAHLSIAGSEVGTVPKGYLYFAIAFSLFVEFLNMRLRANRRKKPVQLHGYAEDAVKEGILEKK